The Limnospira fusiformis SAG 85.79 genomic interval AATCAGGGCTGATTGAGGTGCTGTTTTATGTTGTTTGATTACACCCTTAATCACTTCTGTATGGGCTTTAACTGCTTTGTTGCTGGGTTTGATGTGGGTTAAAAAGGTTTTCCTTTTGTTCCCATTTATCTTACCCGCTCTGTTTTTTCCTGCTGGGTATTGCCTGATATTGAATCCTAGAAAATCGAACCCGGGTTCTTCGTTCTTGCCATTATACTCAATGGGATTGAGCGTGTGGCAAATTCGAGTTTTTTGTGGTTTAATCTCTAATCCTACAGGTTTTAACCATTCAGAAATAGCAGTTTTGCACTGTTCAATGATTTCTAGGTCTTTGGATATGACTACAAAATCATCGGCGTATCTTATAACAGTAGCTTGCGCTCTGTTTGCTTTCTTAGGATACATTGTCTCTATGAACCTAACCATTCCATCCAGTGCGATGTTGGCTAGGAGTGGGCTTATTACCCCTCCCTGGGGTGTCCCTGTTTCTGTATCATCAAATACGCCGTTATCTAGCACGCCTGCTTTAAGCCATTTTTTCAGGTCTCTTTTCAAGCTGCTTGTACAATGAATTTTGGACAGTAGGTAATCATGGTTTATTCGGTCAAAACATTTTGCTATGTCTGCATCCAGTACATAATATTCACCCTTGTTGATACTTAGATAAATTCGTGCTATTGCGTCGTGGGTTGACCGTCCGGGACGGAACCCATAGCTTGTGCCTTCAAATCTCGATTCCCATTCAGGTTCGAGAGCCGACTTAACCAAGGCTTGCCTCGCTCTATCTTGGATTGTGGGTATTCCCAGGGGGCGTTTTTCATCCCTTCCGGGTTTTGGAATCCACACCCGTCGCAGTGGTTTTGCTTTGAGGTTTCCCTTGATGCTCTCAACAAGTTCAAACCTTTGTCTTGGAGAGATTGCTCTCATTCCATCAACTCCGGCTGTTTTCTTGCCTTGATTATCTTGGGTCACTCGTCGCACTGCTAAGAGTCGGGCATAATATGACTTCACCAATAGACGTTGCAACCTTCGTGCCTTTGCATCCTGTCCCGATTTAGCTGCTTGAAATATCCTCTTTTGGAGCTTAAAGATGTATCGCTGAACCTTGGCCCAGTTAATACTTCTCCATACATTCGTAGTCTTTGTAAGTTTTGGTTTCCCAAATCCCTTACTTTCTCTCGATTTCGTCATTTTGACTCCTACTAGACTCTATTCTTTACAATCAAACCGTGACCCGTTAGCATATCCCTACCATTACAGTCGGGCGTTGGCTTCTGGTCACATCTCACATCCTCTTAGACTTGCGGTTACACTTATCCCTACTGATATCTCGACCAGATAATCAGAGTCTAGGAGGACTTAAAACGTTCCGTTTATATGGGCATTCCATCTTTAGACTTGTCCTTTCCACCGGGGTACCTTTAAAGGTCTGTGTAGGTAGTCTTACAAGCCTCCTACTTTTCCCCTTGCTCTTTTGAACGTAGCGTGTCAACCTATTTCGCTACTAAATATTTACGATGGTTCAAGCCGGACATTCGGTTTCCCTAATCATGGATGGTTGGCAGTGGTCGCATTTGGTAGTAGGTTCTACTTCACGCCTTCCGTTCCCCGCTTCAATCCCAGGGGTGTGATTCCTGAAATTGGGGGTGGCTATCGCCGTTACCCTCATCTCCATTCCATTCATTCCTGTTCGGTTTCCCGATTTCTTTCCGGTTCGGTTTCCCGTCCCTTCAATTATTAATAAATGTTAAGAATTGTTACAGAGTGTGTTGACCTTGGGTTCCCTGCCTTGTTTTGTATATTTCTATACCAAACTTTGGGACATATAAACAGTTATGGAGATGGTCAGGAGTGCATCCTTATATTCAACCAAGGGGCTGAAATCCCCACCAGGCGGTTATTTCGGCATCGCAGCCTTATTTCATGCCTGAACGTCTCGCACTATTAGTGATATTTTAACTTAAACCACAAAATAGTCGAAGCCAATACGAAAGTCGCCACATTAGTTAGGATAATCGGTAGATCTTGAATCAGGGTCCCATATACAATCCTTGACACTCCCCGGCGTGAACGCACGGGGATTCTTTGTTCTACGACACGACTTGCTGATGCAGGATTTCTCCAACAACAGTAGAGGACTTGTCTCCCAAAGCGTTGCTCGGCTATCCGAAAGTTCCGGTATGCCCTACCGTACTCAATCCTCGACTCAGAATATTTCTAGCTGCGTTTTCATCCCTATCCATTGAGCAACCACACTTACAAACGTGCGTTCTTGTGGATAGTGTTTTCTTCACAATTGCACCGCAGTTAGAGCATTCTTGGCTAGTGTATTGCGGATTTACCGCAACCGTTACTCTTTCAAAAACTTTAGCAAAGTATTCAAGCCAGACACGGAACTGATACCAAGAAGCGTCGTTGATAGACTTAGCTAAACAATGATTCTGCACCATATTTTTAATTCTCAAATCTTCGTAGGCTATCAAGTCGTTTGACTGAACTACGCACCTTGCCAACTTCACAGCATGGTCTTTACGTTGCCTACTTATTTTGAGATAGTGTTTACCTAGAATCTGTCTAGCTTTGCCTCTGTTTTTTGAACCTTTAACCTTCTTCGATACGCGACGGTGACTACGTTTTAAGACCCGTTCGCCTTTTCTCAGGAATCTAGGATTTTCAACGGTGACTCCGTTTGAATCGGTGTAATACTCTTTCAGTCCAACGTCTAAGCCAATGGTATTGCCTGTCGGCGCTGTGTTTTCTTTCCTGTCAACGTTAATACAGAATTGAACGTACACACCATCAGCACGTTTCACCAGTCTTACCCGTTTGATCTGGCTGACTTGGTAAAAGTGTAAATCGCGTGTACCTTTGATTTTGAGTTTACCAATTCCTTTTTTATCTGTGAAAGTTATTGATTTTCTGTCGTCTGCAAGTTTCCACCCGGTTGATTTATATTCAACTGAGCGACAATCTTTTTGAAACTTCGGATACCCCTTTTTACCGGGAATCTTCTTCTTGCAGTTTTCATAGAATCGAGAGATAGCTGACCAAGCTCTTTCAGCGCTGGCTTGTCTCGCTTGAGAATTGAGTTCGTCGGCAAATGGAAAAGTTGCTGCCAGCACCGCACAGTATTTGTTCAAATCGTACTTATTCTTTTTAGGATTATCCATCCAATAGCGCAAACAGCTATTGCGGACAAACTGCGCTGTACGAATGGCTTCAGCTACTGCGATGAACTGGCTTGATTTTCCGTAGGTTTTGAACTCAAAAACTAGCATGGCTCTACCTCCTATCTTATGCTAACGCCATCAGCACAAAACATTCGATATTGCCACAAAAATTTACAATTAAAGCCGTCCTAGAAGGACGGGGTTTTAGACCCAGTTTCTTGATAAAAATACCCCCGTACAGAAAATTACGAACATTCCCAGGGAGACATCACGGGTTGATTTAGTTTTCCAGGTTTTAATTGCTTGGGGAAGAAATGCAATAGTCGTCAGCATCCCCGCTAATAGCCCAATTCCAGTAATTGTGTTCATAAATTGATGAGCAAATCCTGTGCTTAATTCAATAAAAATCCCACCCAAAACGAGTGGGATATTATCAACACTTGAGTATTAACACTCAGATTTTATGGTTCTTAAAATTAGAGTGCAGAACCCACACCGACGTAAGCCCCATAGAAAAACAGACCAACCACAACCAGAACACCAGTTCCGGCTACCGTGGCGATTAACCAAAGGGGAAGTTTAGCATCTCCAGACACAGCTTTATACCTCTCTATTCAAAATTGAAATTACTGGGGAAAAGGGTAAATATCTCCAAGGTATAATGGTACTTCTAGTTAGTTAAAGAAATAACTAGAAAACAGGATACCCAGGACAAAAATCAACAGCAAGCCCAGATACAGAGAGGTTCTGTTCAGTTCAACAGGCTGCTTATTGGGGTTACGACTACGATCCATGTATGTCTCCTATCGTTGAATAAACTGCATAGCGGCGATCGCACCCAGGAAGAAAACTGTAGGAACAGCCAGGGTGTGTACAGCCAACCAGCGAACCGTAAAAATCGGATAAGTTATCGGTTGGTTTTGATTTGCATTCGTCATGTTTTTAAGTTCTCCTGGATCTACTTACCAATAAATTGATCAATTTGTGTCTTGCTATCTTGGCGTTCAGTGATAATCGGTAGTTCCTGGCGCTCTTGAGTAAAATACTCATTAGGGCGAGGTGTACCAAAAGCATCATAAGCCAATCCGGTGCTGACAAATAACCATCCAGCAATAAACAAAGCCGGAATTGTCAGACTATGAATCACCCAATAACGGACACTTGTAATAATGTCACCAAACGGACGCTCACCAGTAGTACCTGCCATTTAAGTCTCTCCTGTTAACAAATCCACAACTTACAGACTCTCAATCATATTATAATAGGGTAGAGAGTCACTGATAACAAGCCAATTTTACCAACATTTTTTAAAGGCTGGTTTTGCTCTCAACTAGATGCTGAGGTGTTTCCGGTGTATCTAAGTAATGTTCCCCGTTGACCGAGTATAAATCCCCGTTCAGGACTGATAAACTCAATGCGGTAAAAATTCGAGGGAATATCTTCAACTTCCCTATCTTTTTGCCAGGCTTCACCCCCATCAAAACTACAGAGAAGGTTTCCACTACCGCCAGCGACCCAAATCTCCTCTGGGGTACGATAAGCCAAATCGAGTAATCCCCAACTGGTGGAAAACTCTGGCTTAATAGGATCACTCCACTCTTCAGGATCATTAGGATCGCTAAATCGGATTTCACCGCCGCGCGCTAACATCCACAGGCGGTTATCCTGACCAAAGCCAATTTTTTCTAGGCGTTTAGAACTATAGCGAATGTGGGGAGTCCAAGAGGTCTGTCCCGGTTCCCAAGTCGAGTAAAAATTACCCTTAGCCGAAACGGTAACATATTCGCCTTGTTCCGAGCGAGACAAGCTGCGAATCACCCCCACAGCATCTTCTACCATAGCTTGCCAAGTTTTACCGCCATCTTTAGTTTGATAGATGGCTCCGACATTAGTAGTCATTTCCGCCGCACTAGGTCCGAGGGCGACAATATTATTAGGAGCGCCGGGGAGTTTATTGCTGAGGGCGATGCGAGTCCAGGACTTACCGCCATCAGTGCTATGGAGAAGTACAGAAGGCTCACCGACAATCCATCCCTCCGAGCCACTAAAGCTAACAGAGGTCAGCAGAAGATTAGGTTCATCGAGATCTAGCTGTTTAGTTTCCCAGGTCTTACCCCCATCGTAAGTTTCTAACAAAGTGGCATTGCTACCGACAATCCAACCATGATCGGAGTTATCGACAAAATCGATATCAAATAACTTGGCATCTGTAGCCACCGGGACTAATTCCCAAGGATTATAGCTAACATCTGGCAGATAGTCACAACTTGCACAGAACAAAGCCACAGCTATCAAAATCGCCAATTTTTTCAAAAATTTAGGGAACTGCATTTGATTCAATCTGGTTAAATCCCTTAACGTAAACCATACAAACTAATAAAAAACAGAAATGCCAAAGCCAGCCCGCCAAAAATGAGAAGACTTTTCTGTTGAGAGGTTAGGGTATTGACTCCCAGACCAAACCCGAGATTCTCCTCAAATCCAGACGGACCGGAGGAGGAGCCAATATTCCTAAATTGGCTACGGGGCGCACCGCAAACGGGACAACGCCACCTAGCTGGCAGATCTTCAAATTCAGTACCTGGGGGAATATTGCCTGTAGAACTGCCTTTGGAGGGTTCATAGACGTAACCGCAGGCGTTACATTCATATCGGTCTGGGGATTTGACTTCAGTGGCTGGCTCACTCATAGTACGGACGGTCGGGGAGTTAATTATTAAAAGTCTATTACATAATATTACAGAACCTGACAAAGTTAAATCAATCTGTGGCGATCGCCCAAAATCCTCGAAATCCCCAAAATCCCCAAAATCCTCGAAATCCCCAAAATCCCCAAAATACCCAAAATACCCAAAATACCCAAAATACCCAAAATACCCAAAATACCCAAAATACCCAAAATACCCAAAATACCCAAAAATCTCAACAGTCCCCAAAATCCCCAAAATCCCCAAAAGCCAGTCAACAGGTTCAGCCCTGTTGGTAAGGGCGATAATCGCGGATTTCTGTTAAGATCCAACGAGAGCGATCGCGATCATCTAGTCCCACTGAACCGATCAGATCTTTGATTTATCGGTACAAGTGATCCAATAATATAAAGAACCGGTTACCAAAACTATAACTCTGCTGATCTACTGTGTTTTTTCTGAACGGTTACGAATATTTCCTGGGCTTCCTAATCATCTGTAGCCTAGTCCCGATACTAGCTCTAGGAGCCTCCAAAATCCTCCGACCCCAAAGTAGAAGCGCCACTCGTCGCATAACCTACGAGTCTGGCTGTGAACCCATAGGGGGGGCTTGGATTCAATTCAACATCCGCTACTATATGTTTGCCCTAGTCTTTGTCATCTTTGATGTAGAGACAGTATTTCTGTACCCCTGGGCGGTAGCATTTCATAGGTTAGGCCTACTAGCCTTCATAGAAGCACTCATCTTTATTACCATCCTAGTCATTGCTTTAGTGTACGCATGGCGCAAGGGTGCGTTGGAATGGTCATAGGTACGGTATTACAGGTTATAAAAATATGACAACTCAAAGTCCTTCACCGAATACAACTATCATCAACCCCATTGAGCGACCCCAGGTAACTGAGGAATTGTCGGAAAATGTGATCCTGACCACGGTTGATGATCTCTACAACTGGGCTAGATTATCTAGTCTGTGGCCGTTGCTCTATGGGACTGCCTGTTGTTTTATTGAATTTGCGGGTCTAATTGGTTCGCGGTTTGACTTCGATCGCTTTGGATTGGTGCCACGGTCTAGCCCCAGACAAGCGGATCTGTTAATTACGGCGGGAACCATCACCATGAAATATTCCCCCATGTTGGTCAGGCTTTACGAACAAATGCCGGAACCCAAATATGTGATTGCTATGGGAGCGTGTACCGTCACCGGGGGAATGTTTAGCATGGACTCCCCCACCGCAGTGCGGGGGGTAGATAAGCTGATCCCGGTAGATGTTTACATCCCCGGCTGTCCTCCTCGCCCAGAAGCGATCATTGATGCGATTATTAAACTACGCAAGAAAATCGCTAACGAATCATTCCAGGAGCGGGGAAATCTCCAACAGACCCATCGCTACTATACGCGATCGCATAATCTGAAAGTAGTCGAACCGATTTTAACCGGGGAATACTTAGAATCAACTACCCGTCAAGTCCCCCCGAAACAACTGACCGAGGCGATCGGGATGCCTGTGCCTCCCGCCCTACAAACCGAACCCATGAAAAAGGAGGAACAGCGTGGCTGAGACCGAAACCGAAGCCCCCATCATTGAAGCCGGACTCGTCTCCCAGTGGTTAAGTCAGAATGGATTTGACCATGAATTTCTGGGTCCCAATCATGTGGGAGTCGAGATGATTAAAGTAGACCGGGATTATTTAATTCCCCTAGCTACTGCCTTATATGCCTATGGTTTCAACTATCTACGGTGTCAGTGTGCCTATGATATGGGACCAGGGGAAGATTTAGTCAGCACCTACCATCTCGCCAAAGTTCAGAACAATGTGGAACAACTAGAGGAAGTTTGCGTCAAAGTTTTCGTTCCCCGAAGCGACCCAAAAGTTCCCTCAGTTTATTGGATTTGGAAGGCAGCGGACTTCCAAGAACGCGAGTCCTATGATATGTATGGTATCGTCTACGAAGGCCATCCTAACCTGAAGCGGATTTTAATGCCAGAAGATTGGGTAGGCTGGCCACTTCGGAAAGACTATATCTCGCCAGACTTCCATGAATTGCAAGATGCGTATTAGTGGATTAGTGGAGTGTTATAGTTTTTTTCAGGTCAGACCATAACCGTTATGGTTGTTGACTGTTAAGAACAGTGGGTAGCCCTAGAGCGCCCACCACTCCCCTGGGGCGGAAATGAGGATGTCCCCCATTCACAACCCAATTGCAATCTTTCTCAAAAGTCTGGTATATTTTCTTAGGCTCATGCTGTTATATTCAATGTGGTCTTAAGAATACGCACTCAGAGCAAGCGAGTGTATTCTGTTGGGATTAAGTCAAGGAACATAGACTTGATCTTGCAAAAACTGTCTTAGTCCAACATTTTGGTGGAGGAGTTCAAGCTAATGTCAAACCTTACAGGTACTAGTTTTATAGATGTCAACCGCACTGGCGTATTCGATCCTGGTGATCTGCCAATAGCTAATGCTGCGGTATTCACAGATTTGCCGCCTTTTGATGGTATATACCAACCGGATCAAGGTGAACGGAGCGCCATTACTGGTCAGGATGGCAGCTTTGTAATCACTGATTTACAGACTTTAGGAGCCGGTACTCCGTTCCAACTGCAACAAATCCCTCCTGCTGATGGTAGTGTCAGCAGTCCTGGGAACAACCTACCCCTCCCTTTCACCGTTCCCGCCGATCCGACCCAGAACATAGGCCCAGTTGCCATTGCTAACTTGCCTCCCGATGTCCCTGTACCTTCAGTTCCCCCCATTACCAGCAAGGGTAACATCCAAGGTCGGACTTTCGTAGATAACAATGTTGATGGCATCTTTAATCTTGACGAACCTGTTGTCGGTGGTATTCCTCTGTTCCTTGACTTAGACGGTAACGGAGCCTGGACAGCCAACGAACCTATTACAGTAAGCCGTCCCGATGGTTCTTATTCCTTCAATAATCTGACTCCGGGAACCTACCAACTGCGGCCCCTATTGCCTGGGAACGACGTACCCCCAGGATTAGGTGGTGTAACTAGCTTTGCAGATAGATTAGTTGCCACTAATGATGATCCAAAATTAGTTAACGTTTCAGCCGGTGCTGTTACCTTCCAGGACTTGGGCTATGTAGTTCCCGGAAGCATCTACGGTTTCGTAGTTTCCGACTTAAACAGTAACGGTGTTGCCGATCCCGGAGAAGCAGGTATCCCTGGCATTACGGTGTCTGGCGGCGGAAGAACTGCGGTTACAGATGCCAATGGTTTCTACATCCTTGATGTAGATGCGAGATTCCCCACCTTCTCGGATGCGGAGTTAGCCCAAAATCCCTACCTACACTATGTACTTTCCAACGAGCCTGGGTTGTTGACAGAAAGTTTTGCAGTCGAGGTGGTTAATCCTCCTGGTAACTTGGTAGCTACCGGACCTGATCCTGATTTTGATGTGGCTTTGGGTCGTGGTGGAGCCGCACAAAAGAACTTTTTCTTTAACGTTCCCCCCAGCCTGGTGGGAGGTCCTGGAGTTCCAGATAGTATCACTGGCTTTGTGTTCACCGATGTTAACATTGACAGTGCCTACCAAGTTGGTGAACCCCTCCTGGAAGGTGTAACCGTTTACCTGGATCTGAATAAAGACGGACAGTTAAACAGCGGTCCCCTGCGTGACCCAGTAACTGGGGCTGTGATTCTGGATCCTAACGGCAACCCATTCCCGGCTGAACCCAGTACAGTAACTGGCCCTGGCGGTAATTTTGGCTTCTTTAATGTCTCCCGCTGGTTGCCCTTTATCGAACCTGGGGATGTTGAATTTCAGGTCCGGGTGGAAGCACCTGCTTCGTTGCCTTTCGTCACCACTCCCGATGTATCAATCTCTGGTGAAGGGTTGGGAGTTTTGGCGGAAGTGGGCGCATCTGGCGTAGCCTTCGGTATGTCCCAGTTCCCCGTTTAGCTTCTCGCGGAGAAGCCCCGCGCTGTAGTTTTCGATTCAGGGTCGGGTAGTTCACGCGCAGTATTCTGGCAGCGTTGCTGATTCAGGAGTCAAAATAGGCGTAAAAATATAATGGCGAACATCCCAGGCAGAAGGTTGGCTTGGGATGTTTTTTGTTTTGTATCAAAATACTCAATTTTTGTGGTAAGGAGGTATTATTATATAGCGAGAGGGTTAACGGGGGTTTAAAAGATTAAAAGTTGTCTAAACTGTCAACGATCGCAACGTTTCCCGCTAATGTCTTCACCCTAGACAATGGTTTAACCGTCATTCATCAGGAAATTCCAGCTACACCGGTGGTCGTGGTAGATGTTTGGGTTAGGGCGGGAGCCACAAGAGAGCCAGAGCTTTGGTCGGGGATGGCTCATTTTCTGGAGCACATGATTTTTAAGGGGACTGAAAAAATCGCCCCCGGTTTGTTCGACTGGGTAATTGAAAGCCGAGGGGGGGTGGCTAATGCAGCTACAAGCCACGACTATGCCCATTTTTTCATTACCAGCGCCGCCCAGTATTTAGAGGAAACCCTGTCTCCGCTGGCTGATTTACTGCTGCACGCGGCGATACCTGATGATGAGTTTGTGCGAGAACGTTCGGTGGTGTTAGAAGAACTGCGCCAATCTCAGGATAGCCCAGATTGGATAGAGTTTCAAGCGATGATGGAAACTCTCTATGGTAATCATCCCTATGGGCGATCGGTTTTGGGGACGGAAGCGACTCTGATGCCGCGAACTCCTGACGAAATGCGGAAGTTTCATCGCTGTCACTACCAACCGGAAAATATGGCGGTAGTGATTGTTGGGGGAGTCTCGGAAAAGCGATCGCAAGATTTAGTTTCGGAGGCTTTTGGTTCATTTTACCACCGGGAAGAATGCCCGATCACAAACGGTTATCATCAACCCCAACTTAGGGGTATCCTGCATGAGGAACTACTACTACCTAATGTAGAACAACCTCGGATAACTATGGCTTGGTCAGGACCTGGGGTTGAAAACATACGACATGGCTACGGACTAGACCTAATCTCAGTTTTATTAGCAGAGGGGAGAACTTCTCGCCTAGTGCAATTATTACGGGAAGATAGACAGCTAGTAGACTGTATCAGTAGCGGTTTCTCCCTACAGCGGGAGTCGAGTCTATTTACGATTAATGCGTGTTTAGATATTGACAATATCGAAGAAGTTGAACACCTAATCTGCGAGTGTTTAGCGAATTTAGCAGCAACTCCGATGTCGTCAGCGGAACTCGATCGCTGTAAGCGTTTACTGTGTAATGACTACGCCTTCTCAACGGAAACACCGGGACAATTAGCGGGTTTATATGGCTATTATTTCACAGTAGCGAAACCAGAGATTTCGGTAAGTTATCCCCACCAAATCAAATCCCTAGAAGCGGAGGAATTACAGGAGATTGCGAAAACTTACCTGAGCCAGGAACGATATGCGATGACTGTAGTGAAGCCCATATAATTAATAATTAATAATTAATAATTAATAATTAATAATTAATTGTAGGTTGGGTAAAGTAGGTGGGGTGAAACCCAACAGAGTAGTTAATAATTAATAATTAATAATTAATAATTAATAATTAATTGTAGGTGGGGTGAAACCCAACAGAGTAGGTTGGGTAAAGTAGGTTGGGTGAAACCCAACAGAGTAGTTAATAATTAATAATTAATAATTAATAATTAATAATTAATTGTAGGTGGGGTGAAACCCAACAGAGTAGGTTGGGTAAAGTAGGTTGGGTGAAACCCAACAGAGTAGGTTGGGTAAAGGGCAGGGAAAGCGAAGTCCATGGGATTGATTGATGATGTAATTTAGGCTTATGATGTTTGGTTGTAGTCCTGACCGAGCGATCGCCACTATGTCCATGATTGCGGAATCCCCATTTAGTCCCGAAGAAATAGCCTCAGAAGGCTTAAAACCCGAAGAGTATGAGGAAATCTACCAAAGACTAGGCAGACACCCCAACAAAGCCGAATTAGGGATGTTTGGGGTAATGTGGAGTGAACATTGCTGCTACAAAAATTCTCGCCCTCTCCTGAGCCAATTTCCCACCAGTGGCGATCGCATTCTTGTCGGTCCAGGAGAAAACGCCGGAGTAGTAGACTTTGGGGACGGTATCCACCTAGCCTTCAAAATAGAATCCCATAATCATCCCAGTGCGATCGAACCATTCCAAGGAGCAGCCACCGGAGTGGGGGGAATTTTGCGGGATATTTTCACCATGGGAGCGCGTCCGATCGCCGTACTCAACGCCCTGCGATTCGGTTCCCTAGAAGACCCCAAGACCCAGCCAATTTTACTGGGAGTAGTCGCCGGAATTTCCAACTATGGTAACTGTTTTGGAGTCCCAACCGTGGGGGGAGATGTATATTTTGACAGCTATTATAGCGGCAACCCCCTAGTGAACGCCATGGCGATCGGCATCATGGAAACCCCAGAGATAGTTAAATCCGGTGCTGCTGGTATTGGTAACCCAGTGCTGTATGTAGGTTCAACCACCGGAAGGGACGGAATGGGAGGCGCAAGTTTTGCAAGTAGCGAACTCAGCGAAGAGTCCATAGCCGATCGCCCTGCTGTACAAGTAGGAGACCCATTTTTAGAAAAATCCCTAGTCGAAGCCTGTTTAGAAGCGTTTAAAACCGGGGCTGTAGTCGCCGCCCAGGACATGGGAGCCGCCGGAATCACCTGTTCCACCTCGGAAATGGCTGCTAAAGGGGGA includes:
- the ltrA gene encoding group II intron reverse transcriptase/maturase; protein product: MTKSRESKGFGKPKLTKTTNVWRSINWAKVQRYIFKLQKRIFQAAKSGQDAKARRLQRLLVKSYYARLLAVRRVTQDNQGKKTAGVDGMRAISPRQRFELVESIKGNLKAKPLRRVWIPKPGRDEKRPLGIPTIQDRARQALVKSALEPEWESRFEGTSYGFRPGRSTHDAIARIYLSINKGEYYVLDADIAKCFDRINHDYLLSKIHCTSSLKRDLKKWLKAGVLDNGVFDDTETGTPQGGVISPLLANIALDGMVRFIETMYPKKANRAQATVIRYADDFVVISKDLEIIEQCKTAISEWLKPVGLEIKPQKTRICHTLNPIEYNGKNEEPGFDFLGFNIRQYPAGKNRAGKINGNKRKTFLTHIKPSNKAVKAHTEVIKGVIKQHKTAPQSALISKLNPIIRGWSNYYSGVVSMETFNKLDYTVWQMLRAWTASRCGKASHEKLGNYFQQGTVKLSNGKERHESWLFKTKDGFTLWQHNWTPIVRHTLIRPDATPYDGNWTYWATRKGQAIDTPIRVAKLLKKQKGRCTWCGQYFAPSDLVEVDHIVPRSNGGKDEYKNLQLLHRHCHDDKTALNNANAVSLTMEQLD
- a CDS encoding PQ-loop domain-containing transporter is translated as MNTITGIGLLAGMLTTIAFLPQAIKTWKTKSTRDVSLGMFVIFCTGVFLSRNWV
- a CDS encoding photosystem II reaction center protein J, with translation MSGDAKLPLWLIATVAGTGVLVVVGLFFYGAYVGVGSAL
- a CDS encoding photosystem II reaction center protein L; the encoded protein is MDRSRNPNKQPVELNRTSLYLGLLLIFVLGILFSSYFFN
- the psbF gene encoding cytochrome b559 subunit beta encodes the protein MTNANQNQPITYPIFTVRWLAVHTLAVPTVFFLGAIAAMQFIQR
- the psbE gene encoding cytochrome b559 subunit alpha, encoding MAGTTGERPFGDIITSVRYWVIHSLTIPALFIAGWLFVSTGLAYDAFGTPRPNEYFTQERQELPIITERQDSKTQIDQFIGK
- a CDS encoding photosynthesis system II assembly factor Ycf48, whose translation is MQFPKFLKKLAILIAVALFCASCDYLPDVSYNPWELVPVATDAKLFDIDFVDNSDHGWIVGSNATLLETYDGGKTWETKQLDLDEPNLLLTSVSFSGSEGWIVGEPSVLLHSTDGGKSWTRIALSNKLPGAPNNIVALGPSAAEMTTNVGAIYQTKDGGKTWQAMVEDAVGVIRSLSRSEQGEYVTVSAKGNFYSTWEPGQTSWTPHIRYSSKRLEKIGFGQDNRLWMLARGGEIRFSDPNDPEEWSDPIKPEFSTSWGLLDLAYRTPEEIWVAGGSGNLLCSFDGGEAWQKDREVEDIPSNFYRIEFISPERGFILGQRGTLLRYTGNTSASS
- a CDS encoding rubredoxin, producing MSEPATEVKSPDRYECNACGYVYEPSKGSSTGNIPPGTEFEDLPARWRCPVCGAPRSQFRNIGSSSGPSGFEENLGFGLGVNTLTSQQKSLLIFGGLALAFLFFISLYGLR
- the ndhC gene encoding photosynthetic/respiratory NAD(P)H-quinone oxidoreductase subunit C, yielding MFFLNGYEYFLGFLIICSLVPILALGASKILRPQSRSATRRITYESGCEPIGGAWIQFNIRYYMFALVFVIFDVETVFLYPWAVAFHRLGLLAFIEALIFITILVIALVYAWRKGALEWS
- the ndhK gene encoding photosynthetic/respiratory NAD(P)H-quinone oxidoreductase subunit K, producing MTTQSPSPNTTIINPIERPQVTEELSENVILTTVDDLYNWARLSSLWPLLYGTACCFIEFAGLIGSRFDFDRFGLVPRSSPRQADLLITAGTITMKYSPMLVRLYEQMPEPKYVIAMGACTVTGGMFSMDSPTAVRGVDKLIPVDVYIPGCPPRPEAIIDAIIKLRKKIANESFQERGNLQQTHRYYTRSHNLKVVEPILTGEYLESTTRQVPPKQLTEAIGMPVPPALQTEPMKKEEQRG
- a CDS encoding NAD(P)H-quinone oxidoreductase subunit J — its product is MAETETEAPIIEAGLVSQWLSQNGFDHEFLGPNHVGVEMIKVDRDYLIPLATALYAYGFNYLRCQCAYDMGPGEDLVSTYHLAKVQNNVEQLEEVCVKVFVPRSDPKVPSVYWIWKAADFQERESYDMYGIVYEGHPNLKRILMPEDWVGWPLRKDYISPDFHELQDAY
- a CDS encoding SdrD B-like domain-containing protein; this translates as MSNLTGTSFIDVNRTGVFDPGDLPIANAAVFTDLPPFDGIYQPDQGERSAITGQDGSFVITDLQTLGAGTPFQLQQIPPADGSVSSPGNNLPLPFTVPADPTQNIGPVAIANLPPDVPVPSVPPITSKGNIQGRTFVDNNVDGIFNLDEPVVGGIPLFLDLDGNGAWTANEPITVSRPDGSYSFNNLTPGTYQLRPLLPGNDVPPGLGGVTSFADRLVATNDDPKLVNVSAGAVTFQDLGYVVPGSIYGFVVSDLNSNGVADPGEAGIPGITVSGGGRTAVTDANGFYILDVDARFPTFSDAELAQNPYLHYVLSNEPGLLTESFAVEVVNPPGNLVATGPDPDFDVALGRGGAAQKNFFFNVPPSLVGGPGVPDSITGFVFTDVNIDSAYQVGEPLLEGVTVYLDLNKDGQLNSGPLRDPVTGAVILDPNGNPFPAEPSTVTGPGGNFGFFNVSRWLPFIEPGDVEFQVRVEAPASLPFVTTPDVSISGEGLGVLAEVGASGVAFGMSQFPV